The window GTACTAAAAGAACTTGACAGGAGTATTTTTATGTTGTATATTAGTAATGAAAATCATTTCCATTAATATTTAGTTAATAATAAGGACATATATGCCAAGAGGCGAATGCAGAGGACAGCGGTGGTGGCATGGCAAGTTTCAGGGGTGCGGCTATAGGCTTACCTTGGGCCGTGAGGCGATACTTGATATTCTATCCAAGTCCGAAGGCCACTTAAGCGCTGAAGATATATACATTAAGATTCATCCAAAGTATCCCAATGTGGGTTTGACTACTGTCTATCGGACGCTGGATGTGTTGTCAGGGTTGGGCATGGTCTATAAGCTTGATTTTGGCGACGGAAGATCGCGCTATGAATTCGCCGAAGGGCCTAAGGGGGCACACCACCACCACCACTTAGTGTGCACGCAATGCAATAAGATCATTGACTATGCTGATTTTATTGATGATGAGGTAGAGCTTCTTCATCAGATCGAGAGGGGATTGGGGCAGAAATATAAGTTTAAGATTACTAATCATCTTATACAGTTTTATGGCGTATGCGAGGAATGCGCAGATAAGAAATAATCGCTATATTTTTTTATTAATTAGTGAAAACGATTTTCATTAAAGAAAGGAAGGTGGTAACTATGCCAGGTTTTGACGCAACAGGGCCAAGGGGCCAAGGGGCAATGACAGGCGGGGGAAGAGGATATTGTGTTGTGCCTGTTGGTGAAGCAGGAAAACAGTTAGGAGCAGGGGCTTTCAGAGGAAGAGGCGGTGGTAGAGGTTGGCGTAATTGTTTCTATGCTACAGGCCTTCCCGGATGGATCAGGGGCAAGGATCAGTTATCTGCGCTGAAAGATCAAGCGGAATACCTTAAAAAAGAACTTGATGCGATACAGGCAAGGGTTCAGGAGCTGGAGAGTAAATAAGAAAGGAGCTTGTTAAAAATGAGAGTCGGAGTTGTGCTAGAAGATGAAAATGGGGTACACGGTAATGTCTGCGCGCATTTCGGGCAGTGCAGGTTTTTCTTTTTAGCGGACATTGATAAGGATAAGAAGAAAATAATCGGCACGCGCATTGTGCCTAATACCGCT is drawn from Candidatus Omnitrophota bacterium and contains these coding sequences:
- a CDS encoding transcriptional repressor yields the protein MPRGECRGQRWWHGKFQGCGYRLTLGREAILDILSKSEGHLSAEDIYIKIHPKYPNVGLTTVYRTLDVLSGLGMVYKLDFGDGRSRYEFAEGPKGAHHHHHLVCTQCNKIIDYADFIDDEVELLHQIERGLGQKYKFKITNHLIQFYGVCEECADKK
- a CDS encoding DUF5320 domain-containing protein: MPGFDATGPRGQGAMTGGGRGYCVVPVGEAGKQLGAGAFRGRGGGRGWRNCFYATGLPGWIRGKDQLSALKDQAEYLKKELDAIQARVQELESK